DNA from bacterium:
TTACCATTATTAGCCGTGCCGATAATCGTATTTTGGACACGGAAGAATAAGGATTTAAGTTCTTATGTCTCCATTGGGGCTATTTTTATGTCCTTCCTTATTTCTTGTGCAGTATTCTATTGGGTAATGAATAATGGCAAGGCGGCGAATGAACATATTTGCTGGTTTATAACCGGGGCAACCAATATCCAATTGAGTATCGTTATCGACCAGTTATCTGCAATGATGCTGGTGGTGGTGAGTTTTATCAGTTTGATGATACAGATTTACTCCCGCGGCTATATGCGAGAGTCAGATGGTAAGCATGACCCAGGATTTTCAAGATACTATGCCTTTCTCTCGCTTTTTACCTTCTCGATGTTAGGGCTGGTATTGAGCAATAATTTCTTACAGATGTATATCTTCTGGGAATTGGTTGGTGTTTGTTCGTATTTATTGATTGGTTATTGGTATCATAAGCCCTCGGCGGCTGAGGCGGGTAAAAAGGCATTTATTACCACACGCGTTGGTGATGTCGGGTTTATGATTGGCATCTTGCTTTTATTTAAATTAACTGGTAGTTTTGGTTTTGAAGAGATTGGCGAGATAATTAAAGCCGGCAATTTACCTGCTTTACCGGGACTTACCCCGGAGCAAACCTTGACTATAATTGCGTTGTTAGTTTTCTGCGGTGCGGTAGGCAAATCTGCCCAGTTTCCTTTGCATGTTTGGTTACCGGATGCTATGGAAGGTCCAACCCCGGTTTCTGCCTTAATCCATGCCGCCACAATGGTTGCCGCAGGCGTCTATTTAGTCGGCAGGCTATTTGGGATGTTTTTTGTCTCTCCAGATGCCCTTCTGGTAGTTGCCTATATTGGTGGTTTTACCGCTATTTTTGCCGCGACTATTGCCCTGACACAAAACGATATTAAACGCATCATCGCCTATTCAACACTAAGCCAATTAGGCTATATGATGCTGGCACTTGGGGTTTGTGGTTATACCGCCGGGCTATTTCACCTGATGACCCATGCCTTTTTCAAGGCACTTTTGTTTCTATGTGCCGGCAGTGTTATCCATGCTATCCATACTAATGATATTTGGTCTGCGGGTGGTCTATTTAAACCAATGAAAATTACCGCCACTACTTTTGTGATTGCCGCACTTTCTCTGGCAGGTATTCCACCTTTAGCTGGATTCTGGAGCAAGGATGAAATACTTATTAGCGTCTTTAATTCCGGTAATATGGTTTTATTTTCCTTTGCCATCATCACTGTATTTTTAACGGCATTTTATATCTTCAGGCTTTTCTTTGTTGTCTTTATGGGCAAAATGCATGAAGCCCCACACGCTCATCACGAACATCATATCCATGAATCACCTGCAGTGATGACTATACCGCTGATACTTTTAGCTATACTTTCTATCGTGGCAGGTCTTATCGGTTCACCCTTGTGTGGTAATTGGATTGGCAAATTCATTCATTTTGAAGGATTGCATACCAGTCATTCAGGCACTGAAAATATAATGTATCTGGGATTATTTATGGCCTGTCTGGGGATATTTGTGGCATGGGTAGTTTATGGAGCCAAATGGGTCTCATGTGAAAAAATAGCAAAGGCATTTTATCCATTCTATCAACTATCATTTCATAAATACTGGGTAGATGAACTCTATGAGATTATATTTGTTAAGCCGTTACATCGATTTACAAAGTGGACGCTAATTTTTGATTTGCGGGTAATCGATGGTTTAGTCAATGGTGTCGCCTGGTTTTCACGAGGTCTGGGAATGATATTGAGAATCTTGCAGACAGGCCTGGCACAATCTTATATGCTGGTTATTATTCTTGGAATTGTATGCTTTTTGGTGTTTAAATTATTTGGATAAGGGGGTAATAGGGTTCTGCAAAATAGGATTTGGGGGAGACAACAAATAAATATCAAATATTAAATATCAAAATGCAAAATTACAAATCAAATTTC
Protein-coding regions in this window:
- the nuoL gene encoding NADH-quinone oxidoreductase subunit L encodes the protein LPLLAVPIIVFWTRKNKDLSSYVSIGAIFMSFLISCAVFYWVMNNGKAANEHICWFITGATNIQLSIVIDQLSAMMLVVVSFISLMIQIYSRGYMRESDGKHDPGFSRYYAFLSLFTFSMLGLVLSNNFLQMYIFWELVGVCSYLLIGYWYHKPSAAEAGKKAFITTRVGDVGFMIGILLLFKLTGSFGFEEIGEIIKAGNLPALPGLTPEQTLTIIALLVFCGAVGKSAQFPLHVWLPDAMEGPTPVSALIHAATMVAAGVYLVGRLFGMFFVSPDALLVVAYIGGFTAIFAATIALTQNDIKRIIAYSTLSQLGYMMLALGVCGYTAGLFHLMTHAFFKALLFLCAGSVIHAIHTNDIWSAGGLFKPMKITATTFVIAALSLAGIPPLAGFWSKDEILISVFNSGNMVLFSFAIITVFLTAFYIFRLFFVVFMGKMHEAPHAHHEHHIHESPAVMTIPLILLAILSIVAGLIGSPLCGNWIGKFIHFEGLHTSHSGTENIMYLGLFMACLGIFVAWVVYGAKWVSCEKIAKAFYPFYQLSFHKYWVDELYEIIFVKPLHRFTKWTLIFDLRVIDGLVNGVAWFSRGLGMILRILQTGLAQSYMLVIILGIVCFLVFKLFG